Proteins from a genomic interval of Melospiza georgiana isolate bMelGeo1 chromosome 20, bMelGeo1.pri, whole genome shotgun sequence:
- the LOC131092042 gene encoding urokinase plasminogen activator surface receptor-like yields MPPLLCRHMAGGAHGILSLLTVVFVLPEVSGLQCYGCNIVVGTKNVDMGCSKPEVITCSQSHQGFKHRFCIKTESVVLGILLASGCATSRHCQQQELPGVRIHCCDTDLCNASPGAPRPGPGPLLLPCVLAALLLS; encoded by the exons ATGCcccccctgctctgcagacacaTGGCTGGAGGTGCCCATGGGATCCTGTCGCTGCTGACCGTGGTGTTCGTCCTGCCGGAGG TGTCTGGACTGCAGTGCTATGGCTGCAACATCGTGGTTGGCACCAAAAACGTGGACATGGGGTGCTCCAAGCCTGAGGTGATCACCTGCTCCCAGAGCCACCAGGGCTTCAAGCACCGGTTCTGCATTAAAACAGAGAGTG TGGTCCTGGGCATCCTCCTGGCCAGCGGCTGTGCCACCTCCcggcactgccagcagcaggagctgccggGGGTGCGCATCCACTGCTGCGACACCGACCTGTGCAACGCCtcccccggagccccccggcCTGGGCCCGggcccctgctgctgccctgcgtcctggctgccctgctcctctcctga